The Drosophila teissieri strain GT53w chromosome X, Prin_Dtei_1.1, whole genome shotgun sequence genome has a segment encoding these proteins:
- the LOC122625109 gene encoding uncharacterized protein LOC122625109: MALVHTFLGTWEIVCCTFEGKRELSGLEGIKFRLDDTSDITWYNDLVSPLPESKDCGTYCESASVLFSCETFDVHEINPRLVFGAFAGHSIEFSTNTLTPTDTLVLNCENWYAVECKRLQDNQAAGQEKQLSFGEALQESYFSDVMVKSSSGLEYALHASILRLNGFDCSMYVNSAPSSATARPATRSCHSGPNTPNPIRISVAPAANDDGHDKSLPRLNLSPIYLQPPCDFQTMPSSGLGAQRVHQFSSSFNCLSNGNAGDSESVVRTTGLLSLECGGGGGGGGGGGGGMYRLPPTSHSDSHLETSQSHCKNIFNFCQDLMLQPTPTPLPPTTGLAICSIRRPPLSPYRARSPSPFPSSMDTPPSSPLTPVGVLCNLPNFLLGPILHWLYTESLLPDLDEDVCEKLISFAELQPSLTKLVEPTRKYLRLIRLKKFVVNVTMDLHGILNRVIQCINPGNITRDPAQLYATFQDALRECAIGCAKVLQFCNIFITDAAHMTRYQKNEIVKYIRTRIPIFMSQVQQLLQNVLGVFVGLSVDEKAELVNYLVPEIESTLFVLTAVIEKIKNSLEIMCKDLKCSHLDLSLQQQQADDAIVMKLQIADGGEPSPRPRRGAPVGLTLYDNLSDKQRLSSAENDLKFVLYMYEVRKMRDIYGRIVAALEIIKDKKTTFCEMDFLSKSSTINQNLEQLIMDIPAYIFIVENLSDRLDDKLGWKEFKFCFKLATSQINGVIAKLLDHKDALRDAISQICMLVRKQEFTQSVIELGLLDDTCLLSNNLKMPDHENNLNQGLSDKDAMYLDRKQCYDYNSIKLNLIRHLCEPPIAASSNLSKNALRLLHSTQLADMEFEVHTYAPTPSAGKAGGGTEAVAEAAEPAAKALQVHSFKAHRVIVAARCEWFKKALMSGMQESINRKVIITDTSPVIFRRLLLYLYGAPIDPTVGAEQVCELMLLADRYSIDDLKELCENTLYALIDEDSVVCLLGIADRYMATALKSKCLSFLSQHAQLTKCEIFKELPQTLQLEVMDLIHWFGRVSEPWNDRGFKPRSSSRHSLKSPSKPRSRSRKSSPSYM, encoded by the exons ATGGCACTGGTGCACACATTCCTGGGCACCTGGGAG ATTGTCTGCTGCACGTTCGAGGGCAAGCGGGAGCTGTCCGGTCTGGAGGG CATCAAGTTCCGCCTGGATGACACCAGTGATATTACCTGGTACAACGACCTGGTCAGCCCACTGCCGGAATCCAAAGACTGCGGCACCTACTGCGAATCGGCCAGTGTTCTCTTCAGCTGCGAGACCTTCGATGTCCACGAGATCAATCCGCGCCTGGTCTTCGGCGCCTTTGCCGGCCACAGCATCGAGTTTAGC ACCAACACCTTAACGCCGACTGATACGCTAGTGCTCAACTGCGAGAACTGGTATGCCGTGGAGTGCAAGCGGCTGCAGGACAACCAAGCCGCCGGCCAGGAGAAGCAACTGAGCTTTGGCGAGGCCCTGCAGGAGTCCTACTTCAGCGATGTGATGGTGAAGAGCTCCAGTGGCCTGGAGTACGCACTGCACGCCTCCATACTGCGGCTCAATGGCTTCGATTGCAGCATGTACGTGAACAGTGCCCCGTCATCGGCGACCGCACGTCCGGCGACCAGGTCCTGCCACAGTGGACCGAACACCCCGAATCCCATTAGGATCTCCGTGGCGCCGGCGGCCAACGATGATGGGCACGACAAGTCCCTGCCGCGCCTCAATCTCTCGCCCATTTACCTGCAGCCGCCGTGTGACTTCCAGACCATGCCGTCGTCCGGCTTGGGCGCCCAGCGAGTGCATCAgttcagcagcagcttcaaTTGCCTGAGCAACGGCAATGCCGGTGACTCGGAGTCGGTGGTCAGGACCACGGGTCTGCTGAGCCTCGAATGTGGTGGTGGgggcggtggaggaggcggtggcggtggcgggaTGTATCGTCTGCCGCCCACCTCGCACTCGGACTCGCACCTGGAGACATCGCAGTCGCACTGCAAGAACATCTTTAACTTCTGCCAGGACCTGATGCTGCAGCCAACGCCCACGCCCTTGCCACCGACCACTGGCCTGGCCATCTGCAGCATCCGGAGGCCACCACTATCGCCGTACCGTGCCCGCAGTCCCTCGCCTTTTCCCAGCTCCATGGACACGCCGCCCTCGTCGCCCCTAACGCCCGTCGGTGTGCTGTGTAACCTGCCCAACTTCCTGCTGGGCCCCATCCTGCACTGGCTGTACACGGAGTCTCTGCTTCCCGACCTGGACGAGGATGTGTGCGAGAAGCTCATCAGCTTCGCGGAGCTGCAGCCTTCGCTTACCAAGCTGGTGGAGCCGACTCGCAAGTACCTGCGGCTAATACGACTCAAGAAGT TTGTGGTCAATGTGACCATGGATCTGCACGGCATTCTCAATCGGGTCATCCAGTGCATCAATCCCGGGAACATTACCCGCGATCCGGCGCAACTCTATGCCACTTTTCAGGATGCCCTGCGCGAGTGTGCCATAG gctGCGCCAAGGTGCTGCAGTTCTGCAATATCTTCATCACGGATGCCGCTCACATGACGCGATATCAAAAGAACGAGATCGTCAAGTACATCCGCACCCGCATTCCCATCTTCATGTCGCAGGttcagcagctgctgcagaacGTACTTGGCGTCTTTGTGGGTCTGAGTGTGGATGAAAAGGCCGAGCTGGTGAATTACCTAGTACCTGAA ATCGAATCAACCTTATTTGTATTGACCGCTGTGATagagaaaatcaaaaactcaCTGGAAATCATGTGTAAG GACCTCAAATGCTCCCACTTGGATCTCtcgctacaacaacaacaggcggACGATGCTATTGTCATGAAACTGCAGATTGCCGATGGAGGCGAACCATCGCCACGTCCTCGTCGCGGTGCTCCCGTGGGCCTAACGCTCTACGATAATCTCTCGGACAAGCAGCGCCTGAGTTCCGCGGAAAACGACCTGAAGTTCGTGCTCTACATGTACGAGGTGCGGAAAATGCGCGACATTTACGGCCGGATTGTGGCGGCCCTCGAAataatcaaggacaaaaa GACTACGTTCTGCGAAATGGATTTCCTGAGCAAGAGCAGCACAATCAACCAGAACCTCGAGCAACTGATTATGGACATACCCGCTTACATCTTCATTGTGGAGAACCTGTCCGATCGACTGGACGACAAGCTCGGCTGGAAGGAGTTCAAGTTCTGCTTCAAACTGGCCACCAGTCAGATA AATGGCGTCATTGCCAAGCTGCTGGACCACAAGGACGCGCTGCGAGACGCCATCAGTCAGATCTGTATGCTGGTGCGAAAACAGGAGTTCACCCAGTCCGTGATTGAGCTGGGGCTGCTGGACGACACCTGTCTGCTGTCGAACAACTTGAAAATGCCCGATCATGAGAACAACCTGAATCAGGGCCTGAGCGACAAGGATGCCATGTATCTGGATCGCAAACAATGCTATGATTACAATAGCATTAAG TTAAACCTCATTCGGCACCTCTGCGAGCCACCCATAGCCGCCAGTAGCAATCTCTCGAAGAATGCCCTCCGCCTGCTGCACTCCACCCAGCTGGCCGACATGGAGTTCGAGGTTCACACCTACGCACCCACGCCCAGTGCCGGCAAGGCAGGAGGCGGCACTGAAGCTGTTGCCGAAGCCGCGGAGCCGGCAGCGAAGGCGCTGCAGGTGCACAGCTTCAAGGCACATCGGGTGATCGTGGCCGCTCGCTGTGAGTGGTTCAAGAAGGCCCTGATGTCGGGCATGCAGGAGTCGATCAACCGGAAGGTCATTATCACAGACACCTCGCCCGTGATCTTTCGACGTCTGCTGCTCTATCTCTACGGCGCTCCCATCGATCCAACAGTTGGTGCCGAACAGGTGTGCGAACTCATGCTCCTGGCCGATCGCTACTCTATAGATGATCTTAAG GAATTGTGCGAGAACACGCTATACGCTCTTATTGACGAGGACTCCGTGGTCTGCCTACTGGGAATAGCGGATCGCTATATGGCCACTGCTTTAAAGTCGAAATGTCTTTCTTTTCTCTCGCAACATGCGCAACTGACCAAGTGTGAGATATTCAAGGAATTGCCGCAAACACTTCAG CTGGAAGTTATGGATTTGATACACTGGTTCGGACGCGTCTCGGAGCCGTGGAACGATCGCGGATTCAAGCCGCGGAGCAGCTCGCGCCACAGCCTAAAGAGTCCTTCGAAGCCACGCTCGCGATCGCGCAAGTCCTCGCCCTCCTACATGTGA